From Campylobacter pinnipediorum subsp. caledonicus:
TTTAAGCAATGATGGATTTGTTGCAAGACCGGTGGCTAAGGTTTCAAAATCAGAGGGTATGATACTTGATAAGATTAAGCTTTTAATGGCGCTTGTTTCGCTTGTTATTTTGCTTATAACTTCTATGTGTGTAAATACGACTTTATCAGCTATAATGCTTTCTAGATCAAAAGAGATAGCTTTAATGAGAGCACTTGGTGCTAGCAATAAAAATATTTTAAATCTTTTTAGTTTAGAAATTTTTTCTTTAGCTTTTATTTGCTCAATTTTTGGTGCATTTTTTGGATATATTTTGGCTCAAATTTTAGGTTTTGTTATTTTTGATTCTAGCATAGATTTTAGAATTTTAAGTATCCCCATTGCTGTTTTTATATCCTTGCTTTTTGCTACAATTGCATCTTTTTATCCTATAAAAAGAGCATTGGGCGCTAATATGGCTGAAATTTTAAGAGGAGAATAGATGAATGCTTTAGAACTCAAAAGTGTGTGTAAACATTTTGGTGATGTTAAAGCTCTTGATGATATAAGTTTTGATGTTAAGCGAGGTGAATGGCTTAGTGTTATGGGGCCTAGTGGTTCGGGTAAATCAACCTTGGTTAATATATTGTCTTTGATGGATACACCAACGAGTGGTTTTTATATTTTAGGTGGCGATGATGCTAGCAAGCTAAGCCCTGATGATACCTTGAAATTTAGGCGTGAAAAAATAGGTCTTATCTTTCAACAATTTCATCTTATACCTTATTTGAATGCTATTGAAAATGTGATGATAGCACAGCATTATCATAGTAGTGTTGATAAAGATGATGCAATAAAAGCTTTAGAAATGGTTGGTCTTGGGCATAGACTCGATCATTTACCTAGTCAGTTAAGTGGTGGCGAACAACAACGTTTGTGTATAGCACGCTCTTTGATAAATGACCCAGAGATACTTATAGCAGATGAGCCAACTGGTAATCTTGATGAGGCAAATGAAAAGGTTATACTAGATCTTTTTTGTGAGTTAAAAAAACAAGGAAAAACTATTTTATTAGTAACCCATAATCCTGATTTAGGCGAATATGGCGACAAGATTGTTTATTTGAAACATGGAAAATTAGAAAAAATACGCATCATCGAAAGGGAAAAATGAAAAAATATCTAAAAATTTTAGCACTTTTTGTCATTTTTTTCTTTATAGGTTGTGCCGATGAGTTTAGTAAAAATCATATAATGTTAAATGATTCAAATGTCTTAAAAACTCAATATTTTCCTAAAGATAGGCGTTTAAAGATAGGTGATAAGCCATATTTTTTGTTCTTTTTTAGTTCTAGTTGCGGTGTTTGTAAAAAACAAATTCCTATATTAAACGAGTTAAATTCTAAATTAAATAGCAAGATACAGTTTATTGGAGTTTTGGGTGGAAGTATGGGTTTTGATAAAGATATACAACTTTTAAAAGAACACAATATAAATTTTAAAACAACTAGTGATAAGATTTCTGTTGATTATTTTAGTAGGGCTGTAGGCGGGATTATGGGTGTTCCTGCTAGTTTTATATTTGACAAAAATGGCAATATGGTTGAGAAATTTATAGGTTTAATACCAGAAAAAATACTCAAAGACAAAATAAATCTTTATGCAAATTAATTCATAAAAAAGAGCAATCAAATGTTATGTTTGTTGCTCTTGATGAAATCTAAATTTAATAACTATATTTAATTTTTAAAAATAGCTTATACTTAGTAATGATATAATTTATTCACAAAATAGGGGGAATTTATGGATAAAAATATTGATATTTTAAGGGCTAGGGCATATTATTATGAAGTTTTTGCGACCCCATTTTTTTTCTATGAAAATGAAGAAAAATTCCTGATTTTAAAGGAGCAACTCGCATATCTTCAACAAAATCCTTTATCTGATTCAGATGTTGAAAATTTTAAAATTTTGAATAATTTTGATTTTAAGGCTTTTAAACAAGAGCAAAATGATGTTTTGTTTGACCTTAGTTATGTAAATATACCATTAAGTGCTAGTTTTTACGAAGAGGGTAGAGATGATGGGGCTGCTAGGCTTAGGGTTATTGAAATTTTTAAAAAAAGCACTTATTATAGAGACTTTTCAAAATGCAAAGATAGTGAAGATTTTGTAGGATTTATATTTCTTGCAATGAAAACTTTTATAAGTGATGAGATAACAAATGATATAAATTTAAGTTTAAGCACCGAGTTGTTTTCTAGTGTTATAAATGGCTTTATAGATGAGTTTTGTGATAAACTTTACTCTCACGAAAAATCAGTATTTTTTAAAGCATTGGCTCAAATTTTAAATACTTTTATCACCCTTGAAAGATCCATTCTTAGCATAGAAGCACCATACTTTAAGCCAGATCAACAAAGTGTGGCTGACAAGGCTTTAAATAAAGTTCCATTTAAAACAAAAATGCCTACGCCAAAATCAAAAATTCACTGGGAAGAATTTACGGCTTTATGATTTAAGTTTTTTAAAGGAACAAATAGTACTAGAAAGGCACTATTTTGTGTCCAAAATTTTTAAAATCTCTTTACTGTCTTGATATAATTCATTTTTCGCATAAATTTCGTATTTACCAAGCCTTACATCATCTAGTATTATTATCGGATTTAGGCTCATTGTGCCACTTAACTCTTCTCTTATTTTAAGCTCATCTTTTATGCTTAATGGGTTTTTGCAAAGTTGTGTTGTATCTTTGAAATTTGTATTAAAAATAGTATTAAATCTTGATATTGATAAAAGTATGATTCCATCACGTAAATTTGTATTTTCATCTGCTTGTTCTTGCA
This genomic window contains:
- a CDS encoding ABC transporter ATP-binding protein — protein: MNALELKSVCKHFGDVKALDDISFDVKRGEWLSVMGPSGSGKSTLVNILSLMDTPTSGFYILGGDDASKLSPDDTLKFRREKIGLIFQQFHLIPYLNAIENVMIAQHYHSSVDKDDAIKALEMVGLGHRLDHLPSQLSGGEQQRLCIARSLINDPEILIADEPTGNLDEANEKVILDLFCELKKQGKTILLVTHNPDLGEYGDKIVYLKHGKLEKIRIIEREK
- a CDS encoding TlpA family protein disulfide reductase, which codes for MKKYLKILALFVIFFFIGCADEFSKNHIMLNDSNVLKTQYFPKDRRLKIGDKPYFLFFFSSSCGVCKKQIPILNELNSKLNSKIQFIGVLGGSMGFDKDIQLLKEHNINFKTTSDKISVDYFSRAVGGIMGVPASFIFDKNGNMVEKFIGLIPEKILKDKINLYAN
- a CDS encoding TorD/DmsD family molecular chaperone, whose amino-acid sequence is MDKNIDILRARAYYYEVFATPFFFYENEEKFLILKEQLAYLQQNPLSDSDVENFKILNNFDFKAFKQEQNDVLFDLSYVNIPLSASFYEEGRDDGAARLRVIEIFKKSTYYRDFSKCKDSEDFVGFIFLAMKTFISDEITNDINLSLSTELFSSVINGFIDEFCDKLYSHEKSVFFKALAQILNTFITLERSILSIEAPYFKPDQQSVADKALNKVPFKTKMPTPKSKIHWEEFTAL